One genomic segment of Triplophysa rosa unplaced genomic scaffold, Trosa_1v2 scaffold410, whole genome shotgun sequence includes these proteins:
- the LOC130550726 gene encoding arylsulfatase B-like, with translation MNVREVSLVFICILARVDAKQPNIVFILADDLGWNDVGYHGSEIRTPHVDRLSAQGVRLEGYYVQPLCTPSRNQLMTGRYQIHTGLQHQIIWPCQPYCVPLDERLLPQILRDAGYNTHMVGKWHLGMFQRDCLPTRRGFQSFFGYLTGSEDYYTHHRCYFISPLNITRCALDLRDGEDVTTRYTGRYSTELFTQRAADIIHQHTPDKPLFLYLALQAVHGPMQVPERYVTPYSFIKDKLRREYAGMVSVMDEAVGNVSKALQDAGLWNNTVLVFSTGTVI, from the exons ATGAATGTGAGGGAAGTTAGTTTGGTCTTTATCTGTATTCTCGCTCGTGTTGACGCCAAACAGCCGAATATCGTGTTTATACTGGCGGATGATCTGGGCTGGAATGATGTGGGATATCACGGTTCTGAGATCAGAACTCCTCACGTGGACCGGTTATCGGCTCAGGGGGTTCGGCTCGAGGGTTATTACGTGCAGCCGCTGTGCACTCCGTCCAGAAACCAGCTGATGACCGGCAGATATCAG ATTCACACGGGTCTCCAGCATCAGATCATCTGGCCGTGTCAGCCGTACTGCGTTCCTCTGGATGAGAGACTCCTGCCACAGATCCTGCGGGACGCTGGTTATAACACACACATGGTGGGCAAATGGCACCTGGGCATGTTCCAGAGAGACTGTCTGCCCACACGCAGAGGCTTTCAGTCGTTTTTTG GTTACCTGACGGGTTCCGAAGATTATTACACACATCACAGATGTTATTTCATCTCTCCGCTGAACATCACCCGCTGTGCTCTGGACCTGCGGGATGGTGAAGATGTGACCACGCGTTACACGGGCCGATACTCCACAGAACTCTTCACACAGAGAGCCGCGGACATCATTCACCAGCACACGCCTGACAAA CCGCTCTTCCTGTATCTGGCGCTGCAGGCGGTTCACGGGCCCATGCAGGTACCCGAGCGCTACGTCACGCCCTACAGTTTCATCAAGGATAAACTGAGGCGAGAGTACGCGGGGATGGTGTCGGTGATGGACGAAGCCGTGGGGAACGTTAGCAAAGCTCTTCAGGACGCAGGACTGTGGAACAACACTGTGCTCGTATTCTCAACAGGTACTGTCATCTAG
- the LOC130550725 gene encoding dimethylglycine dehydrogenase, mitochondrial-like yields MGFHAGWEQPHYFYKPGDDTGYKPSFRRTNWFGPVGRECKLVMERVGVIDLSPFGKFTVKGEDSHKLLDGLLANSLPKVGQTNISHMLTPRGRVYAEVTVTQHAPGEFLLITGSGSELHDLRWMERQVSDGGYRVSVFNVTDEMGVLGIAGPNSRKVLQKLTDEDMSDAAFRFLQCKSIQLAGILVRAVRISYTGELGWELYMDMSNMSAVYEALMGTGQDEGIDNFGTYAMNSLRLEKGFRAWGAEMNCDTNPLEAGLDYFIKLNKSAEFMGKRALLEIKSQGLKRKLAFLTLHTDHIDPEGNETIWHNGKVVGNTTSGSYSYSTHQSLALGYLPGDLLNIGQKVEVELLGKKYPATVSQEPLVLTEPARTRLQKKKSEREIQ; encoded by the exons ATGGGTTTCCACGCGGGCTGGGAGCAGCCACATTACTTCTACAAACCAGGAGACGACACTGGATACAA ACCCAGTTTCAGACGGACTAACTGGTTTGGACCGGTGGGGCGTGAGTGTAAACTGGTGATGGAGAGAGTGGGTGTGATCGACCTTTCACCTTTTGGGAAATTCACAGTGAAAGGGGAAGATTCACACAAGCTGCTGGATGGACTGTTGGCTAACAGCCTGCCGAAG GTGGGTCAGACCAACATCAGTCACATGTTGACCCCGCGGGGGCGTGTCTATGCTGAGGTCAcggttacccagcatgcacctGGAGAGTTCCTGCTCATCACAGGATCAGGATCAGAGCTGCATGAtctgcg atggATGGAGCGTCAGGTGTCTGATGGTGGTTATCGTGTGAGTGTTTTTAATGTGACGGATGAGATGGGTGTTCTGGGCATCGCCGGGCCGAACTCCCGCAAGGTTCTTCAGAAGCTGACAGATGAAGACATGAGCGATGCGGCGTTCAGATTCCTGCAGTGTAAATCCATTCAGCTGGCCGGCATTCTGGTCCGGGCCGTCCGGATCTCCTACACGG gggAGTTGGGCTGGGAGTTGTACATGGACATGAGCAACATGTCAGCGGTGTATGAAGCGCTCATGGGCACCGGACAGGATGAGGGGATTGATAACTTTGGCACATATGCCATGAACTCCCTGAGACTGGAGAAAGGATTCAGAGCTTGGGGCGCCGAG ATGAACTGTGACACAAATCCTCTTGAAGCTGGTTTGGATTATTTCATTAAACTCAATAAG TCTGCAGAGTTCATGGGGAAACGGGCTCTGCTGGAGATCAAGTCTCAGGGTTTGAAGCGTAAACTGGCGTTCCTCACACTACATACAGACCACATCGACCCCGAGGGCAATGAAACCATCTGGCACAACGGCAAA GTGGTTGGAAATACGACATCAGGGTCGTACAGTTACAGCACACATCAGAGTCTGGCGTTGGGTTATCTGCCCGGGGATCTGCTGAACATCGGACAGAAGGTGGAAGTGGAACTTCTGGGTAAGAAATACCCGGCCACGGTCAGTCAGGAGCCACTGGTTCTCACGGAACCCGCCAGAACACgactgcagaagaagaagagCGAGAGGGAGATCCAGTGA